From the Halodesulfovibrio sp. MK-HDV genome, one window contains:
- the rpmF gene encoding 50S ribosomal protein L32: MAVPKKRVSKSRKGMRRSHHRVAVPSVVYCECGEATLQHRVCAACGSYNGRQISKDDA, translated from the coding sequence ATGGCTGTCCCTAAGAAAAGAGTATCCAAATCCCGTAAGGGCATGCGTCGCTCCCACCACCGTGTGGCTGTACCTTCCGTAGTATACTGCGAATGTGGCGAAGCAACACTTCAGCATCGCGTTTGTGCAGCTTGTGGCTCTTACAATGGTCGTCAGATCAGTAAGGACGATGCATAG